The Ipomoea triloba cultivar NCNSP0323 chromosome 13, ASM357664v1 genomic interval catacatatatacatacaaggctaTATattgggtgggggtggggtgagtgggggcaggtgcccccactgcccccagggTGGTTCCGTCTCTGGTCGTGCCTAAAGGGTCAATACAAGATATTGTTTCTGCAACAATAAACTCTTCGTACTTGTGGGAATCATGTAAAATCCTGAGGTTAACAAAGAATCTTCGTCTTAATACAAGCAAAGAAGGAGCTGACATGCAAGATATTCAACAATTTGCTTCCTGGTTGGCTGAGATCGGAGATGGCATTTTGGGAGGCCCTAATGATGGTTATGCAAAAGTTAAAATTCCTACTGAAATGTTGTTGCCATCTACTAGGGACCACATAGCAACAATTGTTGATAGTATTTTCCCAATGTTCAAGGAGGGTGGTTGTCAACAAGAGTACATGGAAAGTCGGGCAATTTTGGCTCTAGCGCTAGATGTGGTCAATGCAGTCAATGAATATATGACAGATTTGCATGTTGCTGATAGCAGGACGTACCTAAGTTGCGACATGGTATGTAAGGCTGATTCAAATAATGGTATCCTCTATGATATGCACAATCCAGAATTCCTTAATGGCTTGAAAGCATCTGGCACACCTAACCATGCTTTAACTTTAAAGGTGGGATCTCCAGTCATGTTGGTGAGAAACATAGATCACTCAATGGGACTATGCAATGGCACAAGACTTATCATTACTAGGTTATCAGATCATGTTGTTGAAGTTAAAATTGTGACCGGTAACAATACTGGACAAATTGTCTTGATACCAAGGATGTCAATGACCCCCACTAATACAAGATTGCCGTTTAAAATTCTAGTGCTGGCATATGCAATGACCATTAACAAAAGTTAGGGCCAAATGTTAAAGCATGTTGGATTACTCCTAAGGAAACCACTCTTTGTTCATGGCCAACTATATGTTGTTGCTTCAAGGATTAGCAACCCTAAAGGGTTAATAATAAAGTTAGGGTCAAACGTTAAAGCATGTTGGATTACTCCTAAGGAAATCACTCTTTGTTCATGGCCAACTATATGTTGTTGCTTCAAGGATTAGCAACCCTAAAGggttaataattttcttttaacgaggttttctcctcgccatgtgaccctagccggcaaagaaccacaaggaggtaaatcagcttaggttacccatag includes:
- the LOC116001108 gene encoding uncharacterized protein LOC116001108; translated protein: MQDIQQFASWLAEIGDGILGGPNDGYAKVKIPTEMLLPSTRDHIATIVDSIFPMFKEGGCQQEYMESRAILALALDVVNAVNEYMTDLHVADSRTYLSCDMVCKADSNNGILYDMHNPEFLNGLKASGTPNHALTLKVGSPVMLVRNIDHSMGLCNGTRLIITRLSDHVVEVKIVTGNNTGQIVLIPRMSMTPTNTRLPFKILVLAYAMTINKS